Part of the uncultured Desulfobacter sp. genome, GCAAAAAAGGCTGATGAATTAGGGATGAAACTGGTTCCTCTTGAAGCTTAATTATGCTTTATGCAGATATTGATTAGAAGGGTACAGCAAACAATAGATTTTTGATTCAGCAATAAAAAGTCGGATGTTGAAATGAAGCCTTAGAGCGCGAATATAACATGACTGGCCGGTTTTTTGCACAACGAACTGTCGGACTTCCTTGGAGAGGTACCACGTATATAAAACTTTTATAGTATAAACCGGCCGCCGCTGATGATTTAAAAAGTTGTCATCTGTGCTTTAATTTTTACCCAAAAGAGATAATAGCTTTATTGATTTGATACCTTCAACTTGTAGCGGTAATGAAAGTGTTGTGGGACAAAAAGCCATAAACCAACGGGACACTATTCCTTTTTTGGAGGGAGGTGTTTCATATAAAAAAAAAAGATGACATTCTGTCAGTCATTTGGTTTGAAATTTTACTGTGGAGATACCACCCCCCCCCCCCCCCTGAAGGAATCCGAACCGCCATCTGTCATTATAAAACCCCAATCCTCAGCGCCATAAACAGGCATAGGTGAAGGTATATAATCAAAATCAGGCGCTGTTATAACTAAACTGTCATTATAAGCCTTTGCCTTTTTATTATATGCTTTGGCTTCTTTGTTGTATTCTGCGCCATAAGTTCCGATATTGTTGATCACGTTGGTGACGATATTTGGGGGGTCATCTTCACGATGCCGTCTTATCAGGCTTTTTTCTTTACCAAAATAATACCTGATACCCAATAAGCTCTGATCGTAGTCCTGATCCCCAGTTGCAAGGTCAGCAAAAACGCTGAATCCTTTAATTGGGGTTTGATATTCGATTTTGCAAGCATATAAATTGTTATCGAATGAATAGGAATACGATGCTTCAAGCAATAGGTTATCAATTGGGTAAAAACCGATTGACGCACCCACATATGGATCTGTTTCATCGGTCTCAATGAAAGGCACAGGGCCAATGGCATAATCAATTCTGGCAAAACCGGCATTCACCCCAAGTGTAAACGCTCCCAGGTAATATTCGCACATCATGCCGCCAATGTAGGAATCAATGTCACTGTTATGAACACCGGCAACTTCGACCCCAATAAGTCCTTTGTCGGAATCTCTCCAGAAAAGCTGCAACCCTGTACCATAAAAATCACGCTTGGAAACATGAGAATAAAGCCCATCTGCCTGTAATCCCAAATTTTTAGCCAGAGGAATATTTATACTGCCTGTCAGACTCCTCCCTCTGTTGGAATCCATATCTCCATAGGAGAAAGCCATTTTTCCATTTAGAGTACTCACCGCATCACCGGCCAATCCCGGTGCATTATAAAACACCAGAATAACAATTAAAGCGAATCTTATTAACTTCATACCCTCTCACAATTCAACAGGAAACTGCAATAAACAGCTCCAGCCATCATTGACGGAAAACAGTTTTTGATGTCCAGCTTAGACTCAGCCTCATAATAGAACCACCATAATCTCCAGCGCAAATTATATACCTGGACAAATAGGAATTGTCAATCAGGGGAAATTTTAGAAATTACATCTATGGTCGTTATCTGCTGTTCAGGGGCAAAACCTGACACCGGTCCAGGCTGTAGCGGTGTCAGGCCACCCCTTGGGAAGAGGAGATGTGCATTAATTTTGAACTCAGCTGTTTGATTTTTTTTAACTTGTTAAAAATTAAAATAGCCTCACGTTTCGGGGAACACCCTGGTCAAATATGCCTCGTTACCGGACAGTTGCGGTGGACGACTACCGTGTTATGTCCGGTGTCTTGTATATCCGACCCCAGGATGCTTACACCAGTTAAGGGTTCAATACAGCCCGGTGGGATTTTCGTCCAGGCTGATAAAGATGTTCTTGGACTGGCTGTAGTGGGACAGCATCATTTTATGATTCTCACGGCCGATGCCGGACTTTTTGTATCCGCCAAAGGGGGCATGGGCCGGCAATTGGTTATAGGTATTGACCCACATACGTCCGGTTTCCACAGACCGTGCAACCCGCATGGCACGGTTGATGTCCCGGGTCCATACGGCACCGCCCAGCCCGTAGATGCTGTCGTTGGCCATGTCAATGACTTCCTGCTCATCTTTGAATTTGATCACGCAGACCACGGGGCCAAAGATCTCCTGCTGGGTCACGGTCATCCGATTGTTTGCACATGCCAGAATGGTGGGCGCAAGAAAACTACCTTTGCCAAGTTCGCCGTCGGTCAGCCGTACGCCGCCGGTGATGACCTTTGCGCCCTCAAGCTTTGCCGCTTCTATGTGGCTCAGGATTTTCTGGGTCTGCCGTTCATTGATCTGTGCACCCATGATCGTATCCTCCTGCCAGGGAAGCCCGACCTTAACTGCTTCAAATCGCGCCTTTATTTCGGTCAGGAATTTGTCATAGATCTCTTCATGGACAAAAATTCTGGAGCCTGCACAGCAGACCTGCCCCTGGTTAAACAAGATACCCAAGAGGGCGCCTTCCACAGCCTTATCCCAGGGGCAGTCAGGGAAAAATATATTCGCAGATTTTCCGCCAAGTTCCAGGGTGGCGGGAATCAGCTTTTTGGCAGCGGCATCGGCGATCTGGTAGCCGACATCTGTGGAACCTGTGAAGGCCAGTTTGTCAAATCCGGGATGGGACAAGATGGCATTGCCTGTGGTGCGTCCTTTGCCTGTGACCACATTGACGACGCCCGGAGGCAGGATATCCGTCAACAGCTTTGCCAGTTCAAGCAGGCTCAGACTGGTATCAGAAGAGGGCTTGATGACCACGGTATCCCCGGCGGCCAGGGCCGGTGCAATTTTCCAGGCCGCCATGAGGAAGGGAAAATTCCAGGGGATGATCTGGCCGACCACGCCGATGGGCTCGTTTAGGATGATGCTCATGGTCTTGTCGTCGATCATGGTGGCAGAGCCCTCTTCGGTGCGCACCGCTGAGGCAAAGTAGCGAAAATGATCTGCCGCCATCGGGATGTCGATATTCCGGGTCTCCCGGATCGGCTTGCCGTTGTCAAGGGTCTCTACCTGGGCCAGATGGTCTGTGTTTTCATCGATAACATCGGCTATTTTGAGCAGCAGCCCGGCCCGTTGCTGGGGGGATACTTTTTTCCAGGTTTCAAATGCCTGTTGTGCCGCCTTGTAAGCAAGGTCTACATCCTCTGGGCCTGCATCTGCACAGGTGGCAAGGACCCTGCCGTCGGCCGGGCTTGTTGTGGTAAAGGTTTCTCCCGTTTTGGGCGCAATCCATTCACCGTTTATGTATAAGGCGTATTGTTGATCTATTTTATGTTCCATGGTTCAAACTCCTGAACTATTGTATGTTGCAGTATGGTCCGAGCCTTAATTTAAAAGCCCTATGGTTGTTTTTTGTGATGCATGTTTGTGTTTCCATACTATAAATAATAGATGGAACTTTTTTATTGCAACCAAAGTAAAATATAGTGTCCGTTCAAAAAAAAACAAGGTCTTGTTTTTAAATGAAATATTTTGTATAAACCCGGGCCGTGATTCTGATTTCAGGCAATCAATTTAAATCTGATATTCCATCAGCCCAATACACCTGGTTGTTTAAGGATGCCTTTAGCATTTTACATCGCAGTGAAACTCCCTTGGGGAAAAAGCATCTTTTCCTCCTGAAAATTTTTTGATATTATTTAATATTAAAAATCCTAACCCAAGTTTTCGATTGTGAATTTTAACTTACTGTAATCAAAGAAATTATTGTTTTTAATCTATTGATTATGGCACTACTTTTGTTTAAAAATGGTAACTACTCGCCCCAATCGGAATCGACGTCGGGAACTTCGCTGGCCAAAGCCAGCTGAATGGCAACCAGCGGATTCACCCCTTTGTTTGCCATGGTTTGCAGATAACTCGAAATCCGACAATAAGCATCGGCATATCGTTGGTGTCTAAAACACCCTGATACTTTCTGTCAGCAGCGGCATTGAAGATAAGACACCCGTGGGTAAATGGATTGACAAAAGCGCACATAAAGAATTTACAAATAATCCGTTCTGAAAAAAGACCGTGGCGTTCAACAAGCAGCTTGAAAGCGAAATCAGCACGGTGTTGAATGAGTGCCGGGGGGGAGGATGCCTGTTTTGATTCGGTTGTGGATTCTATCATGACCATCGAATCGCTTACCAACCAACTTTTTGATGTCATGGACAAGATAAAAACCGACGAATGTAGAGAACAGTTGTAGTTCAGATCATCTTCAACAGTTGTGCCACCTCCTTCATCAGAGGGATGAAGTTCGCGATGATGGTTGAGATTTCATCTGCTGAAATGCCAATCTCTTCAACGGCCTGATGGTGGAACCTGTAGGCCAGGCCGTCTGCGCCGACGCCCATGCCCATCATCATGCATATACAGTCGGCCAGGTAGACGACGATGGTCTCTTTGTCCTTTGCCGTGCCTTCCTGGGAGAGATGGTGATTTTTGATGATCATTACCATTTTGGGAGAAAAATTCCATATCCGGGCCATCATCCCGCCAAGTTCTGCGTGGTCCACGCCGATTACTTGCTTCTCCGCCTCCATGAAACTGAAATTTTCATGGATCACCAGATTGTAAATTTTTTTATATGCGTTTTGGACATATTTATCCATCACGGTTTTACCGATATCCTTGAGAAGGGCTGCGGTAAATATGCTGCACGGATGGGATAGTCCGAGTTGGACCGCCAGCTGTTTGGCCATGATGGCCGAGGCTACTGAATGTTGCCACAACGCCCCTTCATGCATATTGTATCCGCCCAGGGGCCCTTGTATTATCTTGGACGCCACTTTCAGCAATACAAGCTCCACAAGTCTGTTGGTGCCCAGCATCCTGGCCGCGTCCGAAACGGTCTCAGCGGGGAATTTCAACCCAAAGTATGCAGAATTGGCAGTTCGAAGGACATCTGCGGTGATGGCCGGATCATACTGGATAATATTGGTTACATCGTCCATGGTCTTGGTGGGGTCTTCCACAACCTTCAAAAGAGACATGGTCACGGCGGTGATGGGCGTTAAGTTTTCTATTTCCTGGGCCATTTTCTCAAAGTTTGTCATAGTTCCACCTCGCCTTGCCCCGAAGTTTTCAAAGAGATATGACCGGTGGTGATATCTATTGCGACGGTCCGGTTAAAATTCCCCCCCACTGCCTGTTTCCAGAGGGCAACATTTTCACGGGTCAATATTTGCGCCAGGGCGGTATAATTGCGTTGTCCAATATTAAATTCCCTTTCCTGGTTAATAATTTGGGCACCCCCGGCAGCAAATATCCTGATCCTGTTTTTGTCAGCACCCAGCATATATGCCTGTTTAAATAATGCGGGAATCCCGGTGTCAGCAAACATGAGCGGCTGATTTTTTGCGTTGGTTTCGTCAATGGAAGCGTCCGGCAGCATATAATGAAGTATCCCCCCCACCTTTGCTTCCGGGTCATATACCACAAGCACGATGCCGGAACCGATTGAGGGGGCCGCAATGGTATCGCCCACCTGATTACTGACTTTCATCTCTCCTATACCTACAATATGTTGCATGTCACCTCAATTTTTTTAAAAGTTGATCCCCGAGGGGGGGGCAGCAGCCTGGAGCCCGTTGTGTATGTCGGGAACGGAACGTAATCTACAATGTGAGCCAAATGTAATGAATTTTAAGGCGGTTGACAAGTGCTTATGTCCAAACGGATAGATGCAATGATCCGGCGCGCAGCCCGGATTCACCCGATTTCTGCGGTACAATCAGAATATTCGATCTTCAGCCGGGATAGGCCTTCTTTAAAATGAAAACAGAACCTAATATACCACGGTCCTTTCTTTTCTGTTTTTCACCTAATCTGATTCTAATAATTTACTGCTATTATTTACATTTCAGTTTGCTGACCATAAATCCATGTGCAGGCTTTAACTGACACCTACTATAGGGAAGGGAATCTGCAACTATGTAATTGACGGTCCAAATAAAGAACGTCACTTCAATGGAATCAAATAGCATAACAAGAAACTGAGGGTGTCTTTAAAAGTATAAGGGGACACAAGGCAGTTTGATGCATTTCAACACAGTAAAAAATTTAAGGCTGCGATACCTTTTCGGGCTCAGCGCCATTGCACTTCTCGTTACCGCCTCATATATCACCATGCATAAGGTCATATCCAAGCAGCGCGATTTTGCAAAACTGGTTAATCTTGCAGGCCACCAATCTGGACTGACTAATAGGATGGCTTATTTTGCAAGCCTAATGGCATCCACTTCAGATGAGTCGGAATTCAATATCGCCCGTTCCCAAGTGGGAAGAACCATTCATAAAATGAAATCTGCCCACCATGATCTGCGAAACGGAAATCCAGATAAAAATATTCCCATGGTCACCAATATCAATCTGAAAACCATATATGACGATCCCATGGTTGGACTTGACATGGCTCTAAACCGTTTTCTGGAGCGGGCCCAGGAGGTTTATGATTCGGATATGGAGACATTGACAATTAATTCTGTCGCATACATTTTTTTGACAACTTACGGCCCTCATGCCCTAGAACCCCTTTTTGATGCTGCTGTTGAAGAATATGAGAATATTGGCCATGCTGCTATTTTAAGAATTGAAAAATTTGAAATGATCGTCTGGCTCGCCGCCATTGCAACCCTTCTCATTGAACTATTTTTTATATTCCGGCCCTTCGAGTCACAGATGAAAAAAACGCTCCAATCCCTTCAAACTTCAGTAAATCAACTGACGAGTACCAAACAACGCCTTTTAACGGCCCAAAAATTAGCCCTTGTCGGTGACTGGGAATTCAATCTAAAAACAGGCAGAGTAACATGGTCGGACCAGGTTTACGACATATGCGGTGTTTCCCAAGAAAATTTTGTGGTTACCCGGAAATCATCCATGGCCATTGTTCATCCAGAAGACCAGGTGGTTGTAAACCATGGGTTTCAAACCCTTCTTAAAACGCATGAAGCCGTGAATATAGAGTGCCGTATACTAAGGCCTGATGGCCGGGAAAGGATTGTATTTCAGCATATCGCCTTTTTAAATGAGACAGAAAACGAAGGTGAAAGACTCATCGGCACGATCCAAGACGTCACTGAGCGGAAAAAGTCAGAAGACAAAATAAAACAAATGGCATTGTATGATTCTTTAACCGGCCTTGCCAACAGACGACTCATCAAAGAACGCCTGTCCCATGCCATTGCAACATCGAGACTGAACAAAAACTACGGTGCGGTGCTGATGCTGGATTTGGATAACTTCAAAAGCCTGAATGACACAAGGGGGCATAATGTAGGCGATGCCATGTTGGTAGAGGCTGCCCGGAGAGTGCTTGGTTGCGTCCGTAAAACAGACACCGTGGGGCGGCTTGGCGGTGACGAATTTGTGGTCGTACTTGAGTTTCTTGGTTCGGATGAGGGAAATGGAGTCCGGAAGACCATGCAGATTGCAGAAAAAATAAGAGTGGCTCTGGGCCGGGAATATGTACTTGGCCCGGAAGGACATATCCATATCAGCACGGCGTCAATCGGCATAACCCTGTTTGAAGATAGCGATTCAAATGTCAGTGATGTGCTAAAAAGAGCTGATGTCGCCATGTATGAAGCAAAGGATTTGGGCCGCAATCAATCCTGTTTCTACAATGAGTCACGCCAGGCACTTGTGAATTCCCAGACCGAGATTGCTCATGCCCTGCAACGCGCGATTGACAATCAGGAATTGTCACTTTACCTGCAACCTCAATTTTTAAACAACGGTAGTTTATGCTCGGCTGAAGCACTGGTCCGCTGGCGGCCCCATGAGGGGAAAAAAATGATATCGCCGGAAACCTTCATCCCCATTGCCGAAAACACCGGATTAATTGTCCCATTGGGAGAATGGGTTCTGGAAAAGGCCTGTCAATATCTCAAGGAATTAGAGACGTATTGTCTGCCGTCCATGTTTTCGATCGCTGTAAACATCAGTGCGCGACAATTTGTGGATGACAAGTTTATCGATAAAGTGAAGGCCATCATCAATAAAACCGATGTTGATCCAGGACACCTTCGGTTAGAATTAACAGAAACATGCCTTGTCCAAGATGTTGGCCGTGCTAAGGTAATATTAAATCAACTGTGTGCTATCGGGTTTAAAATAGAACTTGATGATTTCGGGACCGGGTATTCCTCCTTGAATTCAGTCAATGATTTTCCATTATCGGCTTTGAAAATAGATCGTTCTCTTATCTGGGGGATTGAAGAAAAGAAATCTAAAAAAGCGATTGTTAAGGCAGTAATGGCAATGGCCAAGGCCATGGGTATGAGCACCATTGCAGAGGGTGTTGAAACAAAAGAACAGATTGAATTTCTCATAAAAGAAGGGTGCGATATGTTTCAGGGGTTTTACTATGCTCGCCCCATGTCCTTTGAGGATTTTACCACATCTCTTTCAAAAGACTATCAAGATAATTACTCCGGCGGAAAATGCCGGAGTAATTCATTTTAAGCCCCCCACCTACATATACTTGAGGGAAAGCGCCTCAAAGTTTTTCTCCCGGGCGGTTTTTAATTCCGACCAGATCCGTTTGGCCAGGTCCGGGTGTTCAGTATAGAATTGACGGCTGAATATCAAATAATTGGGCTTGATGTTTATGGCAGGAGAGATTTTGACGATATCCTTTAGTGCAGGATTGCTTTTAATGATAGGATCGGCCGTAACGTCCTGGGCCAGCAGTTCTCAGTGAAGGGGACTATCATTAAAAACACATCAATTTCTCGTACGTTTCAGAGGCAATACAGAACCGTGGAAATCGTCGAGTTTCTATTTTCTTCAATGACCTTACCAGCTCCGTAAAATATGGCAATGCTTTTTATCCAAAGCCAATAGTCATCTCGGGGCCTTCCTTGATGGGTAGGCTCGAATTTTCTCAAAGGTAAATTTTTGAAGAATTCGGATCAGGGTGCTCGAATTTCAGTTGATGGTGATATTATAAATTGTAGCAATGATTCCCAGTTTCTAAAAATGATAATCCGAATGGTACAGCGTAGTTGATTCCAGAATTCTTTTCGGGCACTGAATTTGGCCCTTGCTTTCTTAAAAAGCGGGTCCATTAATTCGATGATCTGATGCATGGAGAATGCCATTAGAATAATCAGGAAAAAATTAAATGAAAGATTATTTTCGCCATGCCCAAAATTGTGCTCAGCATGATATCCTTGGTTTTTCAAGGTGTTGAAATTTTCATTTTCAATTTTCCATTTGGCCCT contains:
- a CDS encoding chemotaxis protein CheD encodes the protein MQHIVGIGEMKVSNQVGDTIAAPSIGSGIVLVVYDPEAKVGGILHYMLPDASIDETNAKNQPLMFADTGIPALFKQAYMLGADKNRIRIFAAGGAQIINQEREFNIGQRNYTALAQILTRENVALWKQAVGGNFNRTVAIDITTGHISLKTSGQGEVEL
- a CDS encoding HDOD domain-containing protein — its product is MTNFEKMAQEIENLTPITAVTMSLLKVVEDPTKTMDDVTNIIQYDPAITADVLRTANSAYFGLKFPAETVSDAARMLGTNRLVELVLLKVASKIIQGPLGGYNMHEGALWQHSVASAIMAKQLAVQLGLSHPCSIFTAALLKDIGKTVMDKYVQNAYKKIYNLVIHENFSFMEAEKQVIGVDHAELGGMMARIWNFSPKMVMIIKNHHLSQEGTAKDKETIVVYLADCICMMMGMGVGADGLAYRFHHQAVEEIGISADEISTIIANFIPLMKEVAQLLKMI
- a CDS encoding EAL domain-containing protein — protein: MHFNTVKNLRLRYLFGLSAIALLVTASYITMHKVISKQRDFAKLVNLAGHQSGLTNRMAYFASLMASTSDESEFNIARSQVGRTIHKMKSAHHDLRNGNPDKNIPMVTNINLKTIYDDPMVGLDMALNRFLERAQEVYDSDMETLTINSVAYIFLTTYGPHALEPLFDAAVEEYENIGHAAILRIEKFEMIVWLAAIATLLIELFFIFRPFESQMKKTLQSLQTSVNQLTSTKQRLLTAQKLALVGDWEFNLKTGRVTWSDQVYDICGVSQENFVVTRKSSMAIVHPEDQVVVNHGFQTLLKTHEAVNIECRILRPDGRERIVFQHIAFLNETENEGERLIGTIQDVTERKKSEDKIKQMALYDSLTGLANRRLIKERLSHAIATSRLNKNYGAVLMLDLDNFKSLNDTRGHNVGDAMLVEAARRVLGCVRKTDTVGRLGGDEFVVVLEFLGSDEGNGVRKTMQIAEKIRVALGREYVLGPEGHIHISTASIGITLFEDSDSNVSDVLKRADVAMYEAKDLGRNQSCFYNESRQALVNSQTEIAHALQRAIDNQELSLYLQPQFLNNGSLCSAEALVRWRPHEGKKMISPETFIPIAENTGLIVPLGEWVLEKACQYLKELETYCLPSMFSIAVNISARQFVDDKFIDKVKAIINKTDVDPGHLRLELTETCLVQDVGRAKVILNQLCAIGFKIELDDFGTGYSSLNSVNDFPLSALKIDRSLIWGIEEKKSKKAIVKAVMAMAKAMGMSTIAEGVETKEQIEFLIKEGCDMFQGFYYARPMSFEDFTTSLSKDYQDNYSGGKCRSNSF
- a CDS encoding aldehyde dehydrogenase family protein → MEHKIDQQYALYINGEWIAPKTGETFTTTSPADGRVLATCADAGPEDVDLAYKAAQQAFETWKKVSPQQRAGLLLKIADVIDENTDHLAQVETLDNGKPIRETRNIDIPMAADHFRYFASAVRTEEGSATMIDDKTMSIILNEPIGVVGQIIPWNFPFLMAAWKIAPALAAGDTVVIKPSSDTSLSLLELAKLLTDILPPGVVNVVTGKGRTTGNAILSHPGFDKLAFTGSTDVGYQIADAAAKKLIPATLELGGKSANIFFPDCPWDKAVEGALLGILFNQGQVCCAGSRIFVHEEIYDKFLTEIKARFEAVKVGLPWQEDTIMGAQINERQTQKILSHIEAAKLEGAKVITGGVRLTDGELGKGSFLAPTILACANNRMTVTQQEIFGPVVCVIKFKDEQEVIDMANDSIYGLGGAVWTRDINRAMRVARSVETGRMWVNTYNQLPAHAPFGGYKKSGIGRENHKMMLSHYSQSKNIFISLDENPTGLY